From Phenylobacterium montanum, the proteins below share one genomic window:
- a CDS encoding GIY-YIG nuclease family protein translates to MVNRDSWITVYILASARNSTLYVGVTSALMTRIEQHKLGIFEGFSKTYGCKRLVWYEEHPTMLEAIRREKSIKRWRRAWKLALIEAENPEWRDLSDEWFEVPEGPLSWTLRSPG, encoded by the coding sequence ATGGTCAATCGGGACTCTTGGATCACGGTCTATATTCTGGCGAGCGCGCGGAACAGCACGCTCTATGTCGGCGTGACCAGCGCGCTGATGACCCGCATCGAACAGCACAAGCTCGGGATCTTCGAAGGCTTCTCCAAGACATATGGCTGCAAGCGGCTCGTCTGGTACGAGGAGCACCCGACGATGCTTGAGGCGATCCGCAGGGAAAAGAGCATCAAGCGCTGGCGACGCGCCTGGAAGCTGGCCTTGATCGAGGCCGAGAATCCGGAGTGGCGCGACCTTTCGGATGAGTGGTTTGAGGTTCCAGAAGGCCCGTTGTCTTGGACGCTGCGCTCACCGGGTTGA
- the ygfZ gene encoding CAF17-like 4Fe-4S cluster assembly/insertion protein YgfZ translates to MTLPPLIAPLASRALIAVTGPDWKSFLQGLITQDAETLKPGELRFGALLTPQGKLLFDLFLFGLDDGCLVDVAADRREALIQRLTIYRLRAKVEITAREGTVLAAWQAPVPHGPGWAEDPRLHLMGARGYGAEPPHGAIMTDEAAYHAHRLALGVPDPDADCPPETTYPIEADFDLLNGVDFKKGCFVGQETTSRMKRRGAIKNRMLAIRFDGPPPAPGAEVLAGSLRAGQVLSGRDGAAMALLRLDRIEGADLTVDGRPVSVLRPGWLAEG, encoded by the coding sequence ATGACCCTGCCGCCTCTGATCGCCCCCCTCGCCTCCCGCGCCCTGATCGCCGTGACCGGCCCGGATTGGAAGAGTTTCCTGCAAGGCCTGATCACTCAGGACGCGGAGACGCTGAAGCCCGGCGAGTTGCGCTTCGGCGCTCTTTTGACGCCCCAGGGCAAGCTGCTGTTCGACCTGTTCCTCTTCGGCCTGGACGACGGCTGCCTGGTCGATGTGGCGGCCGACCGGCGCGAGGCCCTGATCCAGCGCCTCACGATTTACCGCCTCAGGGCCAAGGTCGAGATCACCGCGCGCGAGGGAACGGTGCTCGCAGCCTGGCAGGCGCCGGTCCCGCATGGCCCTGGCTGGGCCGAGGACCCACGGCTGCATCTGATGGGCGCGCGCGGCTATGGCGCCGAGCCACCGCATGGGGCGATCATGACCGACGAGGCCGCCTATCACGCCCATCGCTTGGCCCTCGGCGTCCCCGATCCCGACGCCGACTGCCCGCCCGAGACCACCTATCCGATCGAGGCCGACTTCGATCTGCTGAACGGCGTCGACTTCAAGAAGGGCTGCTTCGTCGGCCAGGAGACCACCAGCCGCATGAAGCGGCGCGGGGCGATCAAGAACCGCATGCTGGCGATCCGCTTCGACGGCCCGCCGCCGGCGCCGGGCGCCGAAGTGCTGGCGGGGAGCTTGCGCGCCGGCCAGGTGCTGAGCGGCCGTGACGGCGCGGCCATGGCGCTGCTGCGGCTGGACCGGATCGAAGGCGCGGATCTGACCGTCGACGGACGGCCGGTGAGTGTGCTGCGGCCGGGGTGGCTGGCGGAGGGCTAG
- a CDS encoding LLM class flavin-dependent oxidoreductase, whose amino-acid sequence MPSPSSHKDFGVFLPVANGGWIVSETTPPLDGLWPQNLAAAQAADAIGLDFVMSMGKWRGFGGATNHWGVSLESITLMAAIAQATKHAKVWATAHALLHNPAVTAKMIATLDHISGGRAGLNIVAGAYREEFEQMGAWDDALTHDARYDLAEEWTTIVKRLWVEPSVDFHGRWFQMHGCVSDPKPLAQPRPGLICAGMSDRGFEFAVRHADAVFIGGRDLDEHRDHSRRAKAVAEAHGGALRTYAMCTIVHAGSDAAAEALAQRYADGADMGAITSILRSWGAPADQLDALARAQGAFMTQTVVGSPATCAERTAHFLDYCELDGLMLIFPDYGEGLSMFGAEILPRLRAGG is encoded by the coding sequence ATGCCTAGCCCTTCCAGCCACAAGGATTTCGGCGTCTTCCTGCCGGTGGCCAATGGCGGGTGGATCGTCTCCGAAACCACCCCGCCGCTCGACGGCCTCTGGCCGCAGAATCTCGCGGCCGCCCAGGCGGCCGACGCCATCGGCCTCGACTTTGTCATGTCCATGGGCAAGTGGCGCGGCTTCGGCGGGGCCACCAACCACTGGGGCGTCTCGCTGGAATCCATCACCCTGATGGCCGCCATCGCCCAGGCGACCAAGCATGCGAAGGTCTGGGCCACCGCCCACGCCCTGCTGCACAATCCGGCGGTCACGGCCAAGATGATCGCCACCCTGGACCACATCTCCGGCGGCCGGGCCGGCTTGAACATCGTCGCCGGCGCCTACCGCGAAGAGTTCGAGCAGATGGGCGCCTGGGACGACGCCCTGACCCACGATGCGCGCTACGACCTGGCCGAGGAATGGACCACGATCGTCAAGCGCCTGTGGGTCGAGCCCAGCGTCGATTTCCACGGCCGCTGGTTCCAGATGCACGGCTGCGTCTCCGATCCCAAGCCGCTGGCCCAGCCCCGGCCGGGCCTGATCTGCGCCGGCATGTCAGACCGTGGCTTCGAATTCGCCGTGCGCCACGCCGACGCCGTGTTCATCGGCGGGCGGGACCTGGACGAGCACCGCGACCACAGCCGCCGCGCCAAGGCGGTGGCCGAGGCCCATGGGGGCGCCCTGCGCACATACGCCATGTGCACCATCGTCCATGCCGGAAGTGACGCAGCGGCGGAAGCCTTGGCGCAGCGCTACGCTGACGGCGCCGACATGGGCGCCATCACCAGCATCCTTCGAAGCTGGGGGGCGCCGGCCGACCAGCTCGACGCCCTGGCGCGCGCCCAGGGCGCCTTCATGACCCAGACCGTGGTCGGCTCGCCCGCGACCTGCGCCGAGAGGACCGCCCACTTCCTCGACTATTGCGAGTTGGACGGGCTGATGCTCATCTTTCCCGACTATGGCGAGGGCTTGAGCATGTTCGGCGCGGAGATATTGCCCCGGCTCAGGGCCGGCGGATGA
- a CDS encoding glycosyltransferase family 9 protein has translation MADRPFPILFISSTRIGDAVLSSGLIKKLHEEIPHARFTIAAGPLAAPLFTAVPNLERVIVMAKEKRSGHWFKLWSQVRGRRWGLIVDMRGSGVARFLSSRRRAIYRRIPGAAPVHKVVEAARVLKVEDEPPAPFLYTTPEIEEAAEAWLAGHGPILAVAPGANWVGKAWPPERFAEACARILGTHGSMPDGRLLIVGSAADREPARAVKLAVSRDRIIGGEPGKLDLLTTYACLKRVRLFIGNDSGTMHLAAAAGAPTIGLFGPSDDALYAPWGPKGRVVRGSRDLAAIRKVDPELNQAVCHMFDLSVDSVVEAAARLLKETEVPLAANL, from the coding sequence ATGGCGGACAGACCCTTCCCGATCCTCTTCATCTCCAGCACCCGGATCGGCGATGCGGTGCTGAGCAGCGGCCTGATCAAAAAGCTGCACGAGGAGATCCCGCACGCCCGCTTCACCATCGCCGCCGGCCCCCTGGCCGCGCCCCTGTTCACCGCGGTCCCCAATCTCGAGCGGGTGATCGTGATGGCCAAGGAAAAGCGCTCCGGCCACTGGTTCAAGCTGTGGAGCCAGGTGCGCGGCCGCCGCTGGGGCCTGATCGTCGACATGCGCGGCTCCGGCGTGGCGCGCTTCCTGTCCAGCCGCCGCCGGGCCATCTATCGCCGCATCCCCGGCGCTGCTCCGGTGCACAAGGTGGTCGAGGCGGCGCGGGTCTTGAAGGTGGAGGACGAGCCCCCGGCCCCTTTTCTCTACACCACCCCCGAGATCGAAGAGGCCGCCGAGGCTTGGCTGGCCGGCCACGGCCCGATCCTGGCCGTGGCGCCGGGCGCCAACTGGGTCGGCAAGGCCTGGCCGCCGGAACGCTTCGCCGAGGCCTGCGCCCGCATCCTGGGGACGCATGGCTCGATGCCGGACGGGCGCCTTCTGATCGTCGGTTCGGCCGCCGATCGCGAGCCGGCCCGGGCGGTCAAGCTGGCGGTGTCGCGCGACCGCATCATCGGCGGCGAGCCGGGCAAGCTGGACCTGCTGACCACCTATGCCTGCCTCAAGCGCGTGCGGCTGTTCATCGGCAATGATTCCGGCACCATGCACCTGGCCGCCGCCGCCGGGGCGCCGACCATCGGCCTGTTCGGCCCCTCGGACGACGCCCTCTACGCCCCCTGGGGGCCGAAGGGCCGGGTGGTGCGCGGCTCGCGCGACCTGGCGGCCATCCGCAAGGTCGATCCGGAGCTGAACCAGGCCGTGTGCCACATGTTCGATCTCAGCGTGGATTCGGTGGTGGAGGCCGCCGCCCGCCTGCTCAAGGAAACGGAGGTTCCCCTTGCCGCAAACCTATGA
- a CDS encoding helix-turn-helix transcriptional regulator, producing MAAGQDPELLRRLLRAKDRMDAASDEAWPIRRLARVSGVSEAHFARSFRDAFGLPPHRYQLTRRIERAKSLLRDTDLPIIDIAFQTGWNSLGTFGRTFRDITGESPSELRAREQVEPHERDRVPACYLIAAHRPPLTIAVSEKRRQEAGSINGTEDDLEVP from the coding sequence ATGGCCGCTGGCCAGGATCCCGAACTCCTGCGCCGCCTGCTACGGGCGAAGGACCGCATGGACGCCGCTTCGGACGAGGCCTGGCCTATCCGCAGGCTGGCGCGGGTGAGCGGCGTGTCCGAGGCCCATTTCGCCCGCTCGTTCAGAGACGCCTTCGGCCTGCCGCCGCACCGCTACCAGCTCACGCGGCGGATCGAGCGGGCCAAGTCCCTCTTGCGCGACACCGACCTGCCGATCATCGACATCGCCTTCCAGACCGGCTGGAACAGCCTGGGCACCTTCGGGCGCACCTTCCGCGACATCACCGGCGAGAGCCCCAGCGAGCTGCGCGCCCGCGAACAGGTCGAGCCGCACGAACGCGACCGCGTGCCGGCCTGCTACCTGATCGCCGCCCACCGGCCTCCCCTCACAATAGCAGTTTCGGAGAAGCGACGGCAGGAAGCGGGCTCTATCAACGGGACAGAGGATGATTTGGAGGTCCCATGA
- a CDS encoding cysteine hydrolase family protein, translating to MSGAEGLAAWIAPRRTALVIVDFQVDFASPEGKLAEWGADLSGAPVAMAAAERLAKAARRAGAPVAFVGMETTAEADSPAWAERIRRRGGDPQIDLALCRRGEPGSAFVGPLPQDGDLVIRKTRFSGFHGTALDAELRGRGIDTLVVCGMTTECCVDCTVRDAYHLDYQVFLAADACAAYEPDLHAGALKSLDLSCAILVTADQVAKAWGRPLQS from the coding sequence ATGAGCGGCGCGGAGGGGCTCGCCGCCTGGATCGCGCCGCGGCGGACCGCCCTGGTCATCGTCGACTTTCAAGTCGATTTCGCCTCGCCCGAGGGCAAGCTGGCCGAATGGGGCGCGGACCTGTCCGGAGCGCCCGTCGCCATGGCCGCGGCCGAGCGCCTGGCCAAGGCGGCGCGCAGGGCGGGCGCCCCGGTCGCCTTTGTCGGGATGGAGACTACGGCCGAGGCGGATTCGCCAGCCTGGGCCGAGCGCATCCGCCGCCGCGGCGGCGACCCGCAGATCGACCTCGCCCTCTGCCGCCGGGGCGAGCCTGGTTCTGCCTTCGTCGGGCCTCTGCCCCAGGATGGCGACCTCGTCATCCGCAAGACCCGCTTCAGCGGGTTTCACGGCACGGCCCTGGACGCCGAGCTGCGCGGGCGGGGGATCGACACCCTGGTGGTCTGCGGCATGACCACCGAGTGCTGCGTCGACTGCACGGTGCGCGACGCCTATCACCTGGACTACCAGGTGTTCCTGGCCGCAGACGCCTGCGCCGCCTACGAGCCGGACCTGCATGCGGGCGCGCTCAAAAGCCTGGACCTCAGCTGCGCCATCCTGGTGACCGCCGACCAGGTCGCCAAGGCCTGGGGCCGGCCGCTTCAGTCCTGA
- a CDS encoding formate dehydrogenase subunit delta, with amino-acid sequence MSEVKGDAKLVMMANQIATFFASQRHADPVEGVRNHLRLFWEPRMRKAIIAHLQGGGEGLDPVAKAAVEKLAAGA; translated from the coding sequence ATGAGCGAGGTGAAAGGCGACGCCAAGCTGGTGATGATGGCCAACCAGATCGCCACCTTCTTCGCCAGCCAACGCCACGCCGACCCCGTCGAAGGCGTGCGCAACCACCTGCGCCTGTTCTGGGAGCCGCGGATGCGCAAGGCGATCATCGCGCACCTGCAGGGCGGCGGAGAGGGGCTGGACCCGGTGGCGAAGGCGGCGGTGGAGAAGCTGGCGGCGGGGGCTTGA
- a CDS encoding oxidoreductase: MTNWLITGVSSGLGAALARAALARGDWVAGTVRKTQDLAAFEALAPCRALGLMLDVTDESALKAAVDRAEQASGGLDVLVNNAGYGLVGAVEEASLAEARAQFEVNLFAPLTAIQSVLPYMRARRAGRIVSITSVSGLATWAGTGIYCASKFALEGLAETLAAEVAPLGIRVSNVAPGGMRTAYAGRSLVQAARRIADYEDGPGRAASRILADHAGSEPGDPVKVAAAILNLVDDPDPPVHLLLGADALGYAEGRITQLQAEIAAWRAVSLSTGFDQD, encoded by the coding sequence ATGACCAACTGGCTGATCACCGGCGTGAGCTCCGGCCTGGGCGCCGCCCTCGCCCGGGCGGCCCTGGCGCGGGGCGACTGGGTGGCGGGGACGGTGCGCAAGACGCAGGACCTCGCCGCCTTCGAGGCCCTGGCGCCGTGCCGCGCTTTGGGCCTGATGCTGGATGTGACCGACGAGTCGGCGCTCAAGGCCGCCGTGGACCGGGCCGAGCAGGCCTCCGGCGGCCTGGACGTGCTGGTCAACAACGCGGGCTATGGCCTGGTAGGGGCGGTGGAGGAGGCCAGCCTGGCCGAGGCCCGCGCCCAGTTCGAGGTCAACCTGTTCGCCCCGCTCACAGCCATCCAGTCTGTGCTGCCCTACATGCGCGCCCGCCGGGCGGGGCGGATCGTCAGCATCACCTCGGTCAGCGGCCTGGCGACCTGGGCCGGCACGGGGATCTATTGCGCCAGCAAGTTCGCCCTTGAGGGCCTGGCCGAGACCCTGGCGGCGGAGGTGGCGCCCCTGGGGATCAGGGTCAGCAATGTCGCCCCGGGCGGCATGCGCACCGCCTATGCCGGCCGCTCGCTGGTCCAGGCCGCCCGGCGCATCGCCGACTATGAGGACGGGCCGGGCCGCGCGGCGAGCCGCATCCTGGCCGACCATGCCGGGTCCGAGCCGGGCGACCCGGTGAAGGTCGCGGCCGCCATCCTGAATCTGGTCGATGACCCGGACCCTCCGGTGCATCTCCTGCTGGGCGCCGACGCCCTCGGCTATGCCGAGGGCCGCATCACCCAACTCCAGGCCGAGATCGCCGCCTGGCGCGCGGTCAGCCTCTCGACCGGTTTCGATCAGGACTGA
- a CDS encoding VOC family protein — MNQGVSVVGLYVRDQDEALEFYVEKLGFRVHTDAKNGDYRWLTVQHPDQPSFQLGLFTPQAPLVDAATAQALREAVAKGAMPPLVLTVQDCRAAHARMHAAGVEFTQEPVDRYGAVDASFRDPSGNGWKLIEARP, encoded by the coding sequence ATGAACCAGGGTGTCAGCGTTGTTGGCCTTTATGTCCGCGATCAGGACGAGGCCCTTGAATTCTATGTCGAAAAGCTGGGCTTCCGCGTCCACACGGACGCCAAGAACGGCGACTATCGCTGGCTGACGGTGCAGCATCCCGACCAGCCGTCGTTCCAGCTGGGCCTGTTCACGCCCCAGGCGCCGCTGGTCGACGCCGCCACCGCCCAGGCCTTGCGCGAAGCGGTGGCCAAGGGGGCCATGCCGCCCCTGGTGCTGACGGTGCAGGACTGCCGCGCGGCTCACGCCCGGATGCACGCCGCCGGCGTCGAGTTCACCCAGGAGCCGGTGGACCGCTACGGCGCGGTCGACGCCAGCTTCCGCGACCCCTCCGGGAACGGATGGAAGCTGATCGAGGCGCGGCCATGA
- a CDS encoding dihydroorotase: protein MPQTYDLIVRGGEVVNHAGRGLADVGIKDGRIAAIGDLAQASAGEVYDATGLHVLPGVIDTQVHFREPGLEWKEDLETGARSAVLGGVVAVFEMPNTEPTTTDAEALADKLARAKGRMHCDHAFYVGGTHENAEFLGELERLPGCCGVKVFMGASTGTLLVADDEGVEKVLRNINRRAAFHSEDEYRLAERRPLARTGDWTSHPEVRDAQSAIQSTERLVRLARKVGKRIHVLHVTTAQEIEFLAGCKDVASVELTPQHLTLTGPEAYERLKAFAQMNPPIRDASHQPGLWRAIEMGVADVFGSDHAPHTREEKARPYPASPSGMPGVQTLVPIMLTHVANGRLTLERFVDMTSHGAQRVFGLAGKGRLAEGYDGDLTIVDLKARRTITHEMMATRSGWTPFDGFEAKAWPVATIVRGRIVMRDDEVTAEGTGQPCRFVETLGAA from the coding sequence TTGCCGCAAACCTATGACCTGATCGTGCGCGGCGGCGAGGTGGTGAACCATGCCGGCCGCGGCCTGGCCGACGTCGGGATCAAGGACGGGCGCATCGCCGCCATCGGCGACCTGGCCCAGGCCTCGGCGGGCGAGGTCTATGACGCCACGGGCCTTCATGTCCTGCCGGGCGTTATCGACACCCAGGTGCACTTCCGCGAGCCGGGCCTGGAGTGGAAGGAAGACCTGGAGACCGGCGCCCGCAGCGCTGTCCTCGGCGGCGTCGTGGCGGTGTTCGAGATGCCCAACACCGAGCCGACCACCACCGACGCCGAGGCCCTGGCCGACAAACTGGCGCGGGCCAAGGGGCGCATGCACTGCGACCACGCCTTCTATGTCGGCGGCACGCACGAGAACGCAGAGTTCCTGGGCGAGCTGGAGCGTCTGCCCGGCTGCTGCGGGGTCAAGGTGTTCATGGGCGCCTCGACCGGCACCCTCTTGGTGGCCGACGACGAGGGCGTGGAGAAGGTGCTGCGCAACATCAACCGCCGCGCGGCCTTCCACTCCGAGGACGAATACCGCCTGGCCGAGCGCCGGCCGCTGGCGCGCACCGGCGACTGGACCAGCCATCCGGAGGTGCGTGACGCCCAGTCGGCGATCCAGTCCACCGAGCGGCTGGTGCGGCTGGCGCGCAAGGTCGGCAAGCGCATCCACGTGCTGCACGTGACCACGGCCCAGGAGATCGAGTTCCTGGCCGGCTGCAAGGACGTGGCCAGCGTCGAGCTGACCCCCCAGCACCTGACCCTGACCGGGCCCGAGGCCTATGAGCGGCTGAAGGCCTTCGCCCAGATGAATCCGCCGATCCGCGATGCGTCGCACCAGCCAGGCCTGTGGCGCGCGATCGAAATGGGCGTCGCCGACGTGTTCGGATCCGACCATGCCCCGCACACCCGAGAGGAGAAGGCGCGGCCCTATCCGGCCTCGCCCTCGGGCATGCCGGGGGTGCAGACCCTGGTGCCGATCATGCTGACCCACGTCGCCAATGGCCGGCTGACCCTGGAGCGGTTCGTCGACATGACCAGCCACGGCGCCCAGCGGGTATTCGGTCTGGCCGGCAAGGGGCGCCTGGCCGAGGGCTATGACGGCGACCTGACCATCGTCGACCTCAAGGCCCGCCGCACCATCACCCACGAGATGATGGCCACCCGCTCCGGTTGGACCCCCTTCGACGGCTTCGAGGCCAAGGCCTGGCCGGTGGCGACCATCGTCCGTGGCCGGATCGTGATGCGCGACGACGAGGTGACAGCCGAGGGGACCGGCCAGCCCTGCCGGTTCGTGGAGACCCTGGGGGCGGCGTAG
- a CDS encoding MFS transporter, which produces MPQSQTRLFMPFTSAAWRPWVLLGVFSLTGFLINAATFNSLGVVLPKMVADEGWNWREAGEGFTLLGAACGFSSFAPAFLIRRAGVRVTLVLGAVVMAGGFAALALAHGLTPYFIGAALCGVGYQMMSLIPATHVLAAIFPHRARPFGIYFTACALGGVAGPWMAEAALTGFHDQWRLFWQILVLVSLALGLVSAALAGSRRWLAQASERTDREVAVEVAAPQRLGVYRTAVDWTVKQAVRTPQFYVLLAAYFGHLFVGVSVASLAVAHLTERHVAMTVAVAMLSVEALAQMVGRAIGGVVGERVEPRLLLIAALASLTVGAGALSIAHTYATMLVFAVGSGIGFGLTAFSVTMLLLNYFGRKHNLEIFSLTCLIGGVSALGSTIGGALRDASGGFSSTFEIYAGVIAVILLGAVLMRPPRMGGGPRSAPAVGQAGLAQDHA; this is translated from the coding sequence GTGCCCCAGTCTCAGACCCGCCTGTTCATGCCCTTCACCAGCGCCGCCTGGCGGCCCTGGGTGCTGCTGGGCGTGTTCAGCCTGACCGGCTTTTTGATCAACGCCGCGACCTTCAACTCCCTGGGCGTGGTGCTGCCCAAGATGGTGGCCGACGAGGGCTGGAACTGGCGCGAAGCCGGCGAGGGGTTCACGCTTCTGGGCGCGGCCTGCGGCTTTTCCTCCTTCGCGCCGGCCTTCCTGATCCGGCGGGCCGGGGTGCGGGTCACGCTTGTGCTGGGCGCGGTGGTGATGGCCGGAGGCTTCGCCGCCCTGGCCCTGGCCCATGGCCTGACGCCATACTTCATCGGCGCGGCGCTCTGCGGCGTCGGTTACCAGATGATGTCGCTGATCCCGGCCACTCATGTGCTGGCGGCGATCTTCCCGCACCGTGCGCGGCCGTTCGGCATCTATTTCACCGCCTGCGCCCTCGGCGGCGTGGCCGGCCCGTGGATGGCCGAAGCGGCCCTGACCGGGTTCCACGACCAGTGGCGGCTGTTCTGGCAGATCCTGGTCCTGGTCTCCCTGGCCCTTGGCCTCGTCAGCGCCGCCCTGGCCGGCAGCCGCCGCTGGCTGGCCCAGGCCTCGGAGCGCACCGACCGCGAGGTGGCGGTCGAGGTCGCCGCCCCGCAGCGCCTCGGGGTCTATCGCACGGCGGTCGACTGGACGGTGAAGCAGGCCGTGCGCACCCCTCAGTTCTATGTGCTGCTGGCCGCCTATTTCGGCCACCTATTCGTCGGGGTCTCGGTGGCCAGCCTCGCCGTCGCCCACCTGACCGAGCGCCATGTGGCCATGACTGTGGCGGTGGCCATGCTCAGCGTCGAGGCGCTGGCCCAGATGGTCGGTCGGGCGATCGGCGGCGTGGTCGGCGAGCGGGTCGAGCCGCGTCTCCTCCTGATCGCAGCCCTGGCTTCTCTGACCGTCGGCGCCGGCGCCCTCAGCATCGCCCACACCTATGCGACCATGCTGGTCTTCGCCGTGGGAAGCGGGATAGGCTTCGGCCTCACCGCCTTCTCGGTCACCATGCTGCTGCTCAACTACTTCGGCCGAAAGCACAACCTGGAGATCTTCTCCCTGACCTGCCTGATCGGCGGGGTCTCGGCCCTGGGCTCGACCATCGGCGGCGCCCTGCGCGACGCCAGCGGCGGCTTTTCCTCGACCTTCGAGATCTATGCCGGGGTGATCGCCGTGATCCTTCTCGGCGCGGTCCTGATGCGTCCGCCGCGGATGGGTGGCGGCCCGCGCAGCGCGCCCGCCGTTGGCCAGGCCGGACTGGCTCAGGACCATGCCTAG
- a CDS encoding P1 family peptidase gives MPRPGPRNLITDVPGLLVGNATDERVISGVTTVLCPGGWRASVDVRGGGPGVRETETLQPVNSFAVAHAVVLSGGSVFGLGAADGVAAALSEAGEGIEIRPGLRRAPIVPSAILFDLGNDGDKAWGLDPPYRAMGQASVGAAAADFDLGSVGAGRGAMAGTHKGGLGSASIDLGEGLIVGALVAVNPVGSVYMADGQTFWAWPYEIDGEFGGVRPGEMAPAVEPFPDHSRLAAFGRLSPGANTTIAVVAVTADLTTAECKRIATMAQDGLARAIRPVHTPVDGDSVFAVASGQVSLGAEAERRLKIAMLGAAAADVLARAIARGVFEARTPS, from the coding sequence TTGCCCAGACCCGGCCCCAGAAACCTGATCACCGACGTGCCGGGCCTCCTCGTGGGCAACGCCACCGACGAGCGGGTGATCAGCGGCGTCACCACCGTGCTCTGTCCCGGCGGTTGGCGCGCCAGCGTCGACGTGCGCGGCGGCGGGCCTGGCGTGCGCGAGACCGAGACCCTGCAACCGGTGAACAGCTTCGCGGTCGCCCATGCCGTGGTGCTGTCGGGGGGCTCGGTGTTCGGCCTGGGCGCCGCCGACGGGGTCGCGGCGGCCCTGTCCGAGGCCGGGGAGGGGATCGAGATCCGCCCGGGTTTGAGGCGCGCGCCGATCGTGCCCTCGGCCATCCTGTTCGACCTGGGCAATGACGGCGACAAGGCCTGGGGCCTGGACCCGCCCTATCGCGCCATGGGCCAGGCTTCGGTCGGCGCCGCGGCTGCCGACTTCGACCTGGGCTCGGTGGGCGCCGGGCGCGGGGCCATGGCCGGGACGCACAAGGGCGGTCTGGGCTCGGCCTCGATCGACCTCGGCGAAGGCCTGATCGTCGGCGCCCTGGTGGCGGTCAATCCGGTGGGCTCGGTCTATATGGCCGACGGCCAGACCTTCTGGGCCTGGCCTTATGAGATCGACGGGGAGTTCGGCGGCGTGCGGCCTGGCGAAATGGCGCCGGCTGTCGAGCCCTTCCCCGACCATTCGCGCCTGGCCGCCTTCGGCCGCCTCAGCCCTGGCGCCAACACCACCATAGCCGTGGTGGCGGTCACCGCCGACCTGACCACGGCCGAGTGCAAGCGCATCGCGACCATGGCCCAGGACGGGCTCGCCCGCGCCATCCGCCCGGTGCACACCCCGGTCGACGGCGACAGCGTTTTCGCGGTGGCGAGCGGCCAGGTCTCGCTGGGCGCCGAGGCCGAGCGCCGGCTCAAGATCGCCATGCTGGGCGCGGCTGCGGCCGATGTCCTCGCACGAGCGATCGCGCGGGGGGTGTTCGAGGCGAGAACCCCGTCCTAG